In Marisediminicola antarctica, one DNA window encodes the following:
- a CDS encoding MalY/PatB family protein, which yields MTDLTCDPLEALRARTSAKWTTFPGDVLPLFVAEMDFPIAAPISEAIIARVLASDTGYVGSPAPLGAAFAGFAARAWGWQVDPARVRTTTDVSVAIVETLRRVLDPGDGVIITPPVYPPFFDLVPEAGGTVVEVPLVDDGAAHSLDLDGIEAAFAAGARALLLCNPHNPLGLVHSRASLEALAELADRYDATVVSDEIHAPLVHSGIRFHPFLSVSDAARDRGVCVTSASKGWNIAGTKCAIILAASDRGMATLDSMPYEVNFRTSQLGLHASVAAFEQGGPWLDAAVNAIETSADLMHELIARHLPGVVFRRPAASYLGWLDFRPLGWGDDPSIRALESGRVALNAGHTFGRQGAGFARINLACSPEVLAEAVRRLAAA from the coding sequence ATGACTGACCTGACCTGCGACCCGCTCGAGGCACTCCGCGCACGAACGAGCGCGAAGTGGACCACCTTCCCCGGCGACGTGCTCCCCCTATTCGTCGCCGAGATGGACTTCCCGATCGCCGCGCCCATCTCCGAGGCGATCATCGCCCGGGTGCTCGCCTCCGACACCGGCTATGTCGGGTCGCCGGCGCCGCTCGGCGCCGCCTTCGCCGGGTTCGCCGCGCGCGCCTGGGGCTGGCAGGTCGATCCGGCACGGGTGCGCACGACGACGGATGTCAGCGTCGCGATCGTCGAGACGCTGCGCCGGGTGCTCGACCCGGGGGACGGCGTGATCATCACCCCGCCCGTGTACCCGCCGTTCTTCGACCTCGTGCCCGAGGCGGGCGGCACGGTTGTCGAGGTGCCCCTCGTCGACGACGGCGCCGCGCACTCGCTCGACCTCGACGGCATCGAGGCGGCCTTCGCCGCCGGCGCCCGCGCGCTCCTCCTCTGCAACCCGCACAACCCGCTCGGGCTCGTGCACTCCCGCGCATCCCTCGAGGCCCTCGCCGAGCTTGCGGACCGATACGACGCAACGGTCGTGAGTGACGAGATCCACGCGCCGCTGGTGCACTCCGGCATCCGGTTCCATCCGTTCCTCTCCGTGTCGGATGCCGCGCGCGACCGAGGCGTGTGTGTCACGTCGGCGAGCAAGGGCTGGAACATCGCCGGCACGAAGTGCGCGATCATTCTCGCCGCGAGCGACCGGGGCATGGCGACCCTCGACTCGATGCCCTACGAGGTCAATTTCCGAACGAGCCAGCTCGGGCTGCATGCGTCGGTCGCCGCGTTCGAGCAGGGCGGGCCGTGGCTGGATGCTGCGGTGAATGCCATTGAGACCAGTGCTGATCTGATGCACGAGCTGATTGCCCGGCACCTGCCCGGCGTGGTCTTCCGACGGCCGGCGGCGAGCTACCTCGGCTGGCTTGACTTCCGGCCGTTGGGCTGGGGTGACGATCCGAGCATCCGCGCCCTCGAGTCCGGGCGGGTCGCGCTCAACGCGGGGCACACCTTCGGCCGTCAGGGCGCTGGCTTCGCGCGCATCAACCTCGCCTGCTCGCCGGAGGTGCTGGCCGAGGCGGTCCGCCGCCTCGCCGCCGCCTGA
- a CDS encoding glycerol-3-phosphate dehydrogenase/oxidase, whose translation MSTLKTVTRSSKLGPEERDAAITALKEKELDILVVGGGIVGTGSALDAATRGLRVGMVEARDWSSGTSSRSSKLVHGGIRYLEQLDFRLVREALKERGLLLQRLAPHLVKPVRFLYPLQKRVIERVYVGAGMLLYDIFSYTGGRPPGVPHHRHLSKRQVMRMAPSLANDALIGGITYYDAQVDDARYVSVLARTASFYGAHVASRVRVEGFIKVGQRVVGVHAHDLETGEKFDIRAKQVVNATGVWTDDTQAMVGERGQFKVRASKGVHLVVPRDRFQSKLGLLLRTEKSVLFVIPWGRHWLIGTTDTDWNLDKAHPAATAADIDYILEHVNSVLAVPLTRDDVEGVFAGLRPLLAGESDQTSKLSREHIVAHSVPGLVVVAGGKWTTYRIMAKDAIDEAVAALDANVPASATEEIALLGAEGYQAAWNKRAKIGRAFGMHKVRIEHLLNRYGTMTDELLDLIRDDPSLGEALPGADDYIGAEVVYAASHEGALHLEDVLARRTRVSIEAWDRGVSAAPVAAALMARVHGWDQERVDMEVSNYLNRVAAERESQTMPDDASADRVRLEAPDIVNAK comes from the coding sequence GTGAGCACGCTCAAGACGGTTACCCGATCATCGAAACTCGGCCCGGAGGAACGCGACGCCGCGATCACCGCGCTGAAAGAGAAAGAACTCGACATCCTCGTCGTCGGCGGCGGGATCGTCGGCACCGGAAGCGCACTCGACGCGGCGACTCGCGGCCTGCGGGTCGGGATGGTCGAGGCGCGGGACTGGTCGAGCGGCACCTCCAGCCGGTCCTCTAAGCTCGTGCACGGTGGCATCCGGTATCTCGAGCAGCTCGACTTTCGCCTTGTGCGCGAGGCGCTCAAGGAACGCGGCCTGCTGCTGCAGCGGCTCGCTCCGCATCTCGTCAAGCCCGTGCGGTTCCTGTACCCGCTCCAGAAGCGCGTCATCGAACGCGTCTACGTCGGTGCCGGGATGCTGCTCTACGACATCTTCAGCTACACCGGCGGCCGCCCGCCCGGTGTGCCGCACCACCGTCACCTGAGCAAGCGCCAGGTCATGCGCATGGCGCCGAGCCTCGCGAATGACGCGCTCATCGGCGGCATCACCTACTACGACGCGCAGGTCGACGACGCGCGCTACGTCTCGGTGCTCGCGCGCACCGCCTCGTTCTACGGTGCACACGTCGCCTCCCGTGTGCGCGTCGAGGGGTTCATCAAGGTCGGCCAGCGCGTCGTTGGTGTGCACGCCCACGACCTCGAGACCGGCGAGAAGTTCGACATCCGCGCGAAGCAGGTCGTCAACGCGACCGGCGTGTGGACAGACGACACCCAGGCCATGGTCGGCGAGCGAGGCCAATTCAAGGTGCGCGCCTCGAAGGGCGTCCACCTCGTCGTGCCGCGTGACCGCTTCCAGTCCAAGCTCGGGCTGCTGCTGCGCACCGAGAAGAGCGTGCTGTTCGTCATCCCGTGGGGCCGGCACTGGCTGATCGGCACGACCGACACCGACTGGAACCTCGACAAGGCGCATCCGGCCGCGACCGCCGCCGACATCGACTACATTCTCGAGCACGTCAACTCGGTGCTCGCGGTCCCGCTCACCCGCGACGATGTCGAGGGCGTCTTCGCCGGGCTGCGACCGCTTCTCGCAGGCGAGTCCGACCAGACGTCGAAGCTCTCCCGCGAGCACATCGTCGCCCACTCTGTTCCCGGCCTCGTCGTCGTCGCCGGCGGCAAGTGGACGACCTACCGGATCATGGCGAAGGATGCGATCGACGAGGCCGTCGCCGCGCTCGATGCCAACGTGCCGGCGAGCGCGACGGAGGAGATCGCCCTGCTCGGCGCTGAGGGCTACCAGGCCGCGTGGAACAAGCGAGCCAAGATCGGGAGGGCTTTCGGCATGCACAAAGTGCGGATCGAGCACCTCCTCAACCGTTACGGAACGATGACGGACGAGTTGCTCGACCTCATCCGCGACGACCCCTCGCTCGGCGAGGCGCTGCCGGGCGCCGACGACTATATCGGTGCCGAGGTCGTCTACGCCGCCTCACACGAGGGAGCACTCCACCTCGAAGACGTGCTCGCCCGTCGCACCCGCGTCTCGATCGAGGCCTGGGATCGCGGCGTCTCCGCCGCGCCCGTGGCTGCGGCACTGATGGCGCGCGTGCACGGCTGGGATCAGGAACGCGTCGACATGGAAGTGAGCAACTACCTCAACCGTGTCGCCGCAGAACGCGAAAGCCAGACCATGCCCGACGACGCATCGGCAGACCGGGTGCGGCTCGAGGCGCCAGACATCGTCAACGCGAAGTAG
- a CDS encoding GuaB3 family IMP dehydrogenase-related protein, producing MTDVEIGRAKRARRVFAFDDIAIVPSRRTRDPQDVSVGWSIDAYQFEIPFLAAPMDSVVSPATAIRMGQLGGLGVLDLEGVWTRYENPEPLLEEIRTLDAAAATARMQAIYSEPIKPELVTARLAEIRAAGVTVAAALSPQRTQELYGTVVAAGVDLFVIRGTTVSAEHVSKTHEPLNLKEFIYELDVPVIVGGAAGYTPALHLMRTGAAGVLVGFGGGAASTTRKSLGIHAPMATAVADVAGARRDYMDESGGRYVHVIADGGLGTSGDIAKAFSVGADAVMLGSALARATDAPGGGWHWGAEAHHGELPRGHRVSVGSVAPLEKILFGPSTVADGTMNLVGALRRSMATTGYSDLKEFQRVEVVVAPYSAR from the coding sequence GTGACTGACGTAGAAATCGGCCGTGCCAAGCGCGCCCGCCGGGTGTTCGCCTTTGACGACATCGCCATCGTGCCGAGCCGCCGCACCAGAGACCCCCAGGACGTGTCGGTGGGGTGGTCGATCGACGCCTACCAGTTCGAGATCCCGTTCCTCGCGGCCCCGATGGACTCGGTCGTGTCGCCCGCGACCGCCATCCGGATGGGACAGCTCGGTGGCCTCGGCGTGCTCGACCTCGAGGGGGTCTGGACGAGGTACGAGAACCCGGAGCCGCTGCTCGAGGAGATCCGCACTCTCGATGCCGCCGCCGCGACCGCGCGCATGCAGGCCATCTACTCGGAGCCGATCAAGCCTGAGCTGGTGACCGCGCGGCTCGCCGAGATCCGCGCCGCCGGCGTTACCGTCGCCGCCGCGCTGTCGCCGCAGCGCACCCAGGAGCTCTACGGAACCGTCGTCGCGGCCGGCGTTGACCTCTTCGTCATCCGCGGCACCACCGTCAGTGCCGAGCATGTTTCGAAGACCCATGAGCCGCTCAACCTCAAGGAGTTCATCTACGAGCTCGACGTGCCTGTGATCGTCGGCGGCGCCGCCGGGTACACCCCGGCGCTGCACCTCATGCGCACCGGTGCAGCCGGGGTGCTTGTCGGCTTCGGCGGGGGAGCGGCGTCCACGACACGCAAGTCCCTCGGCATCCACGCTCCCATGGCGACCGCCGTCGCAGACGTCGCCGGCGCGCGCCGCGACTACATGGACGAGTCGGGCGGCCGGTACGTGCACGTTATCGCCGACGGCGGGCTGGGCACCTCCGGCGATATCGCCAAGGCTTTCTCGGTCGGGGCGGATGCCGTCATGCTCGGGTCTGCGCTGGCCCGCGCCACGGATGCCCCCGGCGGCGGCTGGCACTGGGGTGCCGAAGCGCACCACGGCGAACTGCCGCGCGGTCACCGCGTGTCGGTCGGCTCGGTCGCTCCTCTCGAGAAGATCCTTTTCGGCCCGTCCACAGTTGCAGATGGCACTATGAACCTCGTCGGCGCACTTCGTCGTTCGATGGCGACCACCGGTTATTCCGATCTCAAGGAGTTCCAGCGCGTCGAGGTCGTTGTCGCACCGTATAGCGCCAGATAG